A single region of the Halobacterium wangiae genome encodes:
- a CDS encoding 30S ribosomal protein S4e: protein MTNHQKRLSVPKSWPVERKTETFTAKAGAGPHGESGVPLVVVLRDVLGYVDDSSEAQYAINTDGVLVNGGSVGDVKRPIGMFDILAFPARDEYYRVFPDEGGRLGLTPIEADAADSKLNKVEDKTTVAGGKTQLNFHDGSNLLVEDDSFSGGDSVVVENETNEIVAHFEYEEGALVTAVAGQHAGEIGTVEEITVQPGSAENTVRVETEEDAFETVEEYVVVIDENFVGDDE from the coding sequence ATGACGAACCACCAGAAGCGACTCTCGGTACCGAAGTCCTGGCCTGTCGAGCGGAAGACGGAGACGTTCACCGCGAAGGCCGGGGCCGGTCCGCACGGCGAGTCGGGCGTTCCGCTCGTCGTCGTGCTCCGGGACGTCCTGGGCTACGTCGACGACAGCAGCGAGGCGCAGTACGCCATCAACACGGACGGCGTGCTCGTCAACGGCGGCTCCGTCGGCGACGTCAAACGCCCCATCGGGATGTTCGACATCCTGGCGTTCCCGGCGCGCGACGAGTACTACCGGGTCTTCCCGGACGAGGGCGGCCGCCTCGGACTCACGCCGATCGAAGCGGACGCGGCGGACAGCAAACTGAACAAGGTCGAGGACAAGACGACCGTCGCCGGCGGGAAGACGCAGCTGAACTTCCACGACGGCTCGAACCTGCTGGTCGAGGACGACTCGTTCAGCGGGGGCGACTCCGTCGTCGTCGAGAACGAGACCAACGAGATCGTCGCCCACTTCGAATACGAGGAGGGCGCGCTCGTCACCGCTGTCGCCGGCCAGCACGCCGGCGAGATCGGTACGGTCGAGGAGATCACCGTCCAGCCCGGCAGCGCGGAGAACACCGTCCGCGTCGAGACCGAGGAGGACGCCTTCGAGACCGTCGAGGAGTACGTCGTCGTCATCGACGAGAACTTCGTGGGTGATGACGAATGA
- a CDS encoding 50S ribosomal protein L5, translating to MSESETEAEFHEMREPRIEKVVVHMGVGRGGVDLQNAEDILYEITNQETVRTTAKRTEPEFGIREGDPIGTKVTLRGEDADDFLDRALPAADLAKRQFDDTGNVSFGIDEHTEFPSQEYDPNIGIYGLDVTVNLVRPGYRVAKRDQASRQIPSNHRLDPEDAVAYLESNFDVEVNE from the coding sequence ATGAGCGAGAGCGAGACAGAGGCCGAGTTCCACGAGATGCGCGAACCGCGCATCGAGAAGGTCGTCGTCCACATGGGCGTCGGTCGCGGTGGGGTCGACCTCCAGAACGCCGAGGACATCCTCTACGAGATCACGAACCAGGAGACGGTCCGCACGACCGCCAAGCGGACCGAACCCGAGTTCGGCATCCGCGAGGGTGACCCGATCGGTACGAAGGTCACGCTCCGCGGCGAGGACGCCGACGACTTCCTCGACCGAGCGCTCCCGGCCGCCGACCTGGCGAAGCGCCAGTTCGACGACACGGGCAACGTGAGCTTCGGCATCGACGAGCACACGGAGTTCCCCAGCCAGGAGTACGACCCGAACATCGGAATCTACGGGCTCGACGTCACCGTCAACCTCGTACGCCCGGGCTACCGGGTCGCCAAGCGCGACCAGGCTTCCCGGCAGATTCCGTCGAACCACCGACTCGACCCCGAGGACGCAGTCGCGTACCTCGAATCTAACTTCGACGTGGAGGTCAACGAATGA
- a CDS encoding 30S ribosomal protein S14, with protein sequence MSETDEATETGQTHECRRCGRNQGLVGKYDIWLCRQCFREIARSMGFKKYS encoded by the coding sequence ATGAGCGAGACGGACGAAGCAACGGAGACGGGCCAGACACACGAGTGCCGACGCTGTGGCCGCAACCAGGGCCTCGTCGGCAAGTACGACATCTGGCTGTGTCGACAGTGCTTCCGCGAGATCGCCCGCTCGATGGGCTTCAAGAAGTACAGCTAA
- a CDS encoding 30S ribosomal protein S8 — protein sequence MTANDPLSDALSGLDNAESVGHLTHTVEPASNMVGSVLEVFYDRGYIDGFEFVDDGKAGRFEVELKGAINECGPVNPRYSVGAEDFEQWEKRYLPARDYGSLVVTTSHGIMSHYEAREEGVGGQVIAYVY from the coding sequence ATGACGGCAAACGACCCCCTGTCCGACGCACTCTCCGGCCTCGACAACGCCGAGAGCGTCGGGCATCTCACGCATACGGTAGAGCCCGCCTCGAACATGGTCGGCTCCGTCCTCGAGGTCTTCTACGACCGCGGGTACATCGACGGCTTCGAGTTCGTCGACGACGGGAAGGCCGGCCGATTCGAGGTCGAACTGAAAGGTGCCATCAACGAGTGTGGCCCCGTGAACCCGCGGTACTCCGTGGGTGCCGAGGACTTCGAGCAGTGGGAGAAGCGATACCTCCCCGCTCGCGACTACGGTTCGCTCGTCGTCACGACGAGCCACGGTATCATGAGCCACTACGAAGCCCGAGAGGAGGGCGTCGGTGGCCAGGTTATCGCGTACGTATACTAA
- a CDS encoding 50S ribosomal protein L6 codes for MARVEIEIPDDVTAEVDHLDLSVEGPEGSVSRRLWYPDVSVSVEDGAVVIASDAEDAKTMSTVGTFESHVENMFHGVTEGWEYRLQVHYSHFPMQVEAEGEEIVIQNFLGEKAPRRAPIRGDTQVSVDGEEVTLNGPSIEDVGQTAADIEQLTRVTDKDTRVFQDGVYIVEKPSKGGA; via the coding sequence ATGGCACGAGTCGAAATCGAAATTCCGGACGACGTGACGGCGGAGGTCGACCACCTCGACCTCTCCGTCGAGGGCCCCGAGGGGTCCGTGTCACGGCGCCTCTGGTACCCGGACGTCAGCGTCTCCGTCGAGGACGGCGCAGTCGTCATCGCCAGCGACGCCGAGGACGCCAAGACGATGTCCACCGTCGGGACCTTCGAGAGTCACGTGGAGAACATGTTCCACGGCGTCACCGAAGGCTGGGAGTACCGACTGCAGGTCCACTACTCTCACTTCCCGATGCAGGTCGAAGCGGAAGGCGAGGAGATCGTCATCCAGAACTTCCTCGGCGAGAAGGCGCCCCGGCGCGCCCCCATCCGCGGCGACACGCAGGTCTCCGTGGACGGCGAGGAAGTGACCCTCAACGGCCCGAGTATCGAGGACGTCGGCCAGACGGCGGCCGACATCGAACAGCTCACGCGCGTCACCGACAAGGACACACGCGTGTTCCAGGACGGCGTGTACATCGTCGAGAAACCCAGCAAGGGAGGTGCCTGA
- a CDS encoding 50S ribosomal protein L32e has product MADEDTAPESLEDISGVGPSKAEALRDAGYDSVEDVKAASQSDLADVEGIGNALAARVKADVGGLEVEEDTEAEVEEAEPEETEETEDEDVETELRPRGLATKTPNLSDDEQRLLQKRRREGKPQFNRQDYHKKKRTPSSWRRPRGQLSKQRRGIKGKGDKVESGFRTPKAVRGKHPSGFEEVHVHNTDDLDGIDPDTEAARIASKVGARKRERIEEQAEEAGIRVLNPTYVEVEVDNE; this is encoded by the coding sequence ATGGCAGACGAAGACACCGCACCGGAGTCACTCGAGGACATCTCGGGTGTCGGCCCGTCGAAGGCCGAGGCGCTCCGCGACGCGGGCTACGACTCCGTCGAGGACGTGAAGGCGGCGAGCCAGAGCGACCTCGCGGACGTCGAGGGCATCGGCAACGCGCTCGCGGCCCGCGTGAAGGCAGACGTCGGCGGTCTCGAGGTCGAAGAAGACACCGAGGCGGAGGTCGAGGAGGCCGAACCCGAGGAGACCGAGGAGACCGAAGACGAGGACGTGGAGACGGAGCTCCGTCCCCGCGGCCTCGCGACGAAGACGCCGAACCTGAGCGACGACGAACAGCGGCTCCTCCAGAAGCGACGCCGCGAGGGGAAGCCGCAGTTCAACCGCCAGGACTACCACAAGAAGAAGCGGACGCCGTCGTCGTGGCGCCGTCCCCGCGGCCAGCTATCGAAGCAGCGCCGCGGCATCAAGGGCAAGGGCGACAAAGTGGAGTCCGGCTTCCGCACGCCGAAGGCCGTCCGGGGCAAACACCCGAGCGGCTTCGAAGAGGTTCACGTCCACAACACGGACGACCTCGACGGCATCGACCCGGACACGGAGGCGGCCCGCATCGCCTCTAAGGTCGGCGCACGCAAGCGCGAACGCATCGAGGAGCAGGCAGAGGAGGCGGGCATCCGCGTCCTGAACCCGACCTACGTCGAAGTGGAGGTAGACAATGAGTGA
- a CDS encoding 50S ribosomal protein L19e, translating into MSDLSAQKRLAADVLDVGKGRVWFDPEAQGDIAEAITRADIRELVEEGTIQAETKRGNSRGRARERDEKRSYGHRKGPGTRKGKQGARQNSKEAYQDRIRAQRRTLRELRDDGTLTASEYRELYNMANGGEFDSVRRLKNYIEDNYGEI; encoded by the coding sequence ATGAGTGATCTGAGCGCACAGAAGCGACTCGCAGCGGACGTCCTCGACGTCGGCAAGGGTCGCGTCTGGTTCGACCCCGAGGCCCAGGGCGACATCGCGGAGGCCATCACCCGAGCGGACATCCGCGAGCTCGTCGAGGAGGGCACGATACAGGCAGAGACCAAGCGCGGGAACTCCCGCGGTCGCGCACGCGAACGCGACGAGAAGCGGTCCTACGGCCACCGCAAGGGCCCCGGCACCCGGAAGGGCAAGCAGGGCGCCCGGCAGAACAGCAAGGAGGCCTACCAGGACCGCATCCGCGCACAGCGACGGACGCTGCGGGAACTCCGCGACGACGGTACCCTCACCGCGAGTGAGTACCGCGAACTGTACAACATGGCCAACGGTGGCGAGTTCGACAGTGTCCGACGCCTCAAGAACTACATCGAAGACAACTACGGTGAGATCTAA
- a CDS encoding 50S ribosomal protein L18, producing MATGPRYKVPMRRRREVRTDYHQRLRLLKSGKPRLVARKSNRHVTAQLVATGPDGDETIASAHSSDLEEYGWEAPTGNLPAAYLTGLLAGTRAREAGAEEGVLDIGLNTATPGSKVFAIQEGAIDAGLEIPHNDSVLADWSRTRGEHIADYAETLEEPLYGGDFDATELPEHFDEVREAIQED from the coding sequence ATGGCAACAGGACCACGCTACAAAGTGCCGATGCGGCGACGCCGCGAGGTCCGGACCGACTACCACCAGAGGTTGCGCCTCCTGAAGTCAGGGAAACCTCGGCTTGTCGCTCGGAAGAGCAACAGGCACGTCACGGCGCAGCTGGTCGCGACCGGACCCGACGGCGACGAGACGATCGCGAGTGCACACTCCAGTGACCTCGAGGAGTACGGCTGGGAAGCCCCGACGGGCAACCTCCCGGCCGCGTACCTCACGGGGCTGCTCGCTGGAACGCGCGCTCGGGAAGCCGGCGCGGAGGAGGGCGTACTCGACATCGGCCTCAACACCGCGACCCCCGGCTCGAAAGTGTTCGCGATCCAGGAGGGCGCGATAGACGCCGGCCTGGAGATCCCGCACAACGACTCGGTCCTCGCGGACTGGTCGCGCACCCGGGGCGAACACATCGCCGACTACGCAGAGACACTCGAGGAGCCGCTGTACGGCGGCGACTTCGACGCAACGGAGCTTCCCGAACACTTCGACGAAGTACGGGAAGCCATTCAGGAGGACTAA
- a CDS encoding 30S ribosomal protein S5, producing MGYNDTWEPKTRLGRLVQDGEIEDMSAALNSGLPLKEPEIVDNLIPGLDDEVLDINMVQRMTDSGRRVKFRCVVVIGNRDGFVGYAEGRDDQVGGAIQKAIEVAKLNIIDVSRGCGSWECGCGRPHTVALRTTGKAGSVEVELIPAPRGLGLAGGETVRHVLELAGIDDIWTRSSGKTRTTVNFAKATFNALRNTAEARVPEHAREQREVIE from the coding sequence ATGGGCTACAACGACACCTGGGAACCGAAGACGCGCCTGGGTCGCCTCGTCCAGGACGGCGAGATAGAGGACATGTCCGCCGCCCTCAACAGCGGGCTCCCGCTCAAGGAGCCGGAGATCGTCGACAACCTCATCCCGGGGCTCGACGACGAAGTGCTGGACATCAACATGGTCCAGCGCATGACGGACTCCGGCCGCCGAGTGAAGTTCCGCTGCGTGGTCGTCATCGGTAACCGTGACGGCTTCGTCGGCTACGCCGAAGGTCGCGACGACCAGGTCGGCGGCGCCATCCAGAAGGCGATCGAGGTCGCGAAACTGAACATCATCGACGTCTCGCGCGGCTGCGGGTCGTGGGAGTGTGGCTGTGGGCGACCCCACACCGTCGCGCTCCGCACGACCGGCAAGGCGGGCAGCGTCGAGGTTGAACTGATTCCCGCCCCGCGTGGCCTCGGCCTCGCGGGCGGCGAGACGGTCCGACACGTGCTTGAACTCGCGGGCATCGACGATATCTGGACGCGCTCCTCGGGGAAGACGCGGACGACGGTGAACTTCGCGAAGGCGACGTTCAACGCGCTCCGCAACACCGCCGAAGCGCGCGTGCCCGAACACGCTCGCGAGCAGCGCGAGGTGATCGAGTGA
- the rpmD gene encoding 50S ribosomal protein L30 has product MRAVVQVRGDVNMSGDVVDTLEMLNIHSVNHCALVPETETYDGMVAKVNDFVAFGEPSLDVLTSLVGRRGEPLEGSADIDDEWVAENTDYDDVDDLARALLDEETTLREAGLAPVLRLHPPRGGHDGIKQPVSDGGQLGKHTTEEIDDLLTDMR; this is encoded by the coding sequence ATGCGGGCGGTCGTCCAGGTCCGCGGTGACGTCAACATGAGCGGCGACGTCGTCGACACGCTGGAGATGCTCAACATCCACAGCGTCAACCACTGCGCGCTCGTCCCCGAGACGGAGACGTACGACGGGATGGTCGCGAAGGTCAACGACTTCGTGGCGTTCGGCGAACCGAGCCTCGACGTGCTCACCTCGCTGGTCGGTCGGCGCGGCGAACCCCTCGAGGGGAGCGCCGACATCGACGACGAGTGGGTCGCCGAGAACACCGACTACGACGACGTCGACGACCTCGCACGCGCGCTCCTCGACGAGGAGACGACGCTGCGAGAGGCCGGGCTCGCGCCCGTCCTCCGACTGCACCCGCCGCGTGGCGGCCACGACGGCATCAAGCAGCCGGTCAGCGACGGCGGCCAGCTCGGAAAGCACACCACCGAGGAGATCGACGACCTCCTCACCGACATGCGCTAA
- a CDS encoding uL15m family ribosomal protein, which produces MTSKKRRQRGSRTHGGGTHKNRRGAGNRGGRGRAGRKKHEQHNYEDVGKSGFKRPEKTDRDVAEVSVQKLDEDIALLAADGVAEETDFGYRVDARDVAEDGWEADVVKVLGGGQVYEQLEVTADAFSAGAVELIESEGGDAVVSERGAEDNEE; this is translated from the coding sequence ATGACTAGCAAGAAACGACGACAACGCGGCTCCCGGACGCACGGCGGCGGCACCCACAAGAACCGCCGGGGCGCCGGCAATCGCGGCGGCCGTGGGCGTGCGGGTCGCAAGAAACACGAGCAACACAACTACGAAGACGTCGGCAAGAGCGGCTTCAAGCGCCCGGAGAAGACCGACCGGGACGTCGCCGAGGTGTCCGTCCAGAAGCTCGACGAGGACATCGCCCTGCTCGCGGCCGACGGGGTCGCCGAGGAGACCGACTTCGGCTACCGCGTCGACGCCCGCGACGTCGCCGAAGACGGCTGGGAGGCCGACGTGGTGAAGGTGCTCGGCGGTGGACAGGTGTACGAACAGCTCGAGGTGACGGCGGACGCGTTCTCCGCGGGCGCCGTCGAACTCATCGAGAGTGAGGGCGGCGACGCCGTCGTCTCCGAGCGCGGAGCGGAAGACAACGAGGAGTAA
- the secY gene encoding preprotein translocase subunit SecY codes for MGWKESAAPVLTRMPAVQRPEGHVPFRRKMYWTAGVLILYFFLTNVSLWGLQAGGDDFFGQFRSLLAGGQGTVLQLGIGPIVTASIVLQLLGGANLLGLDTNDPRDQAIYQGLQKFLVVVMVFLTGLPMVFLGNFLQPSAQLAQSLGVGILGVRVLIFAQIAAGGVLLLYMDEVISKWGVGSGIGLFIVANVSQSLVGGLFFWEGDVGNQGLIPTWFDIAMGNVSNIPPLLTTDGLSFVLMQAGILGVITTVLIYVVVVYAESVRVEIPLSHARVKGARGRFPVKLIYASVLPMILVRALQANIQFLGQILQSTMNLPAWAGVYADGQPVSGLFYYLAPIYNPDAWMWWTAASTAEPWQVMIRIAVDLTFMVIGGGIFAIFWVETADMGPEATAKQIQNSGMQIPGFRKNLGVIEKVLERYIPQVTVIGGALVGLLAVMANMLGTIGNVTGTGLLLTISITYKLYEEIAEEQMMEMHPMMRDMFGGD; via the coding sequence ATGGGATGGAAGGAGTCTGCTGCGCCGGTCCTCACGCGGATGCCCGCAGTGCAGCGTCCGGAGGGGCACGTTCCGTTCCGTCGGAAGATGTACTGGACGGCCGGCGTCCTCATCCTGTACTTCTTCCTGACGAACGTCTCGCTGTGGGGCCTCCAGGCTGGCGGTGACGACTTCTTCGGTCAGTTCCGGAGTCTGCTCGCCGGCGGTCAGGGGACGGTGCTCCAGCTGGGCATCGGCCCCATCGTCACGGCGAGCATCGTCCTGCAGTTGCTGGGCGGTGCGAACCTGCTCGGTCTGGACACGAACGATCCGCGTGACCAGGCGATCTACCAGGGGCTCCAGAAGTTCCTGGTGGTCGTGATGGTGTTCCTGACGGGGCTCCCCATGGTGTTCCTCGGGAACTTCCTCCAGCCGAGCGCGCAGCTCGCCCAGAGCCTCGGCGTCGGCATCCTCGGCGTTCGAGTGCTCATCTTCGCCCAGATCGCAGCGGGTGGCGTCCTGCTGCTGTACATGGACGAGGTCATCTCGAAGTGGGGTGTCGGCTCCGGTATCGGCCTGTTCATTGTGGCCAACGTGAGCCAGAGCCTGGTCGGTGGCCTGTTCTTCTGGGAGGGCGACGTCGGCAACCAGGGGCTCATCCCCACCTGGTTCGACATCGCGATGGGGAACGTCTCGAACATCCCACCGCTGCTGACGACCGACGGGCTCTCCTTCGTGTTGATGCAGGCCGGCATCCTCGGCGTCATCACGACGGTGCTCATCTACGTCGTCGTCGTGTACGCCGAGAGCGTGCGCGTCGAGATCCCGCTCAGCCACGCCCGCGTGAAGGGCGCCCGGGGCCGCTTCCCGGTGAAGCTCATCTACGCGAGCGTCCTGCCGATGATCCTCGTTCGCGCGCTGCAGGCGAACATCCAGTTCCTCGGGCAAATTCTCCAGTCGACGATGAACCTGCCGGCGTGGGCCGGCGTCTACGCGGACGGACAGCCCGTCAGCGGGCTGTTCTACTACCTCGCACCCATCTACAACCCCGACGCGTGGATGTGGTGGACCGCGGCCTCGACGGCCGAGCCGTGGCAGGTGATGATCCGCATCGCCGTCGACCTCACGTTCATGGTCATCGGCGGCGGTATCTTCGCCATCTTCTGGGTGGAGACCGCCGACATGGGCCCCGAGGCGACCGCCAAGCAGATCCAGAACTCCGGGATGCAGATCCCGGGCTTCCGGAAGAACCTCGGCGTCATCGAGAAGGTCCTCGAACGGTACATCCCGCAGGTCACCGTCATCGGCGGTGCCCTCGTCGGCCTGCTCGCCGTCATGGCGAACATGCTCGGCACCATCGGGAACGTCACCGGGACGGGCCTGCTGCTGACGATCTCCATCACGTACAAGCTGTACGAGGAGATCGCCGAGGAGCAGATGATGGAGATGCACCCGATGATGCGCGACATGTTCGGCGGCGACTGA
- the gvpO gene encoding gas vesicle protein GvpO, halophile-type has protein sequence MASEAQCSAITEQGTRCSRPAGEDGFCYQHSPADEAVAEGADAAETDDQATDDSEDRRTTMSNTSTDSEIGAIRAEVADVAEDIVGYPLSGITSIDHGDDTWTVAVEVVERKSVPDTQDILGRYELTLDEDRKITGYHRTHRYRRDDTQQDV, from the coding sequence ATGGCCTCCGAGGCGCAGTGTTCGGCGATCACCGAACAGGGAACGCGGTGCTCGCGGCCGGCCGGGGAGGACGGCTTCTGTTACCAGCACTCCCCGGCCGACGAGGCGGTGGCAGAGGGAGCCGACGCTGCAGAGACCGACGACCAGGCAACCGACGACTCCGAAGACCGACGGACAACCATGTCAAACACATCGACTGACTCAGAGATCGGGGCGATTCGCGCTGAGGTGGCGGATGTCGCCGAAGACATCGTCGGCTACCCCCTCAGTGGAATCACCAGCATCGACCACGGGGACGACACGTGGACTGTCGCCGTCGAGGTCGTCGAACGGAAGAGCGTCCCCGACACACAGGACATCCTCGGGCGCTACGAACTGACACTCGACGAGGACCGAAAGATAACCGGCTACCACCGGACACACCGGTACCGCCGCGACGACACGCAGCAGGACGTATGA
- the gvpA gene encoding gas vesicle protein GvpA — MSASTATRPQSGQLVEVLDRILDKGVVIDVWARISLVGIEILTVEARVVIASVDTFLHYAQEISRIEAAEEEGALDELDIRSRDQKESEWKQSLQQESQQESQQEEPEQAVEIESQSDES; from the coding sequence ATGAGTGCTTCAACAGCCACACGCCCACAGTCGGGTCAGCTCGTGGAGGTTCTCGACCGAATCCTCGACAAAGGTGTGGTCATCGACGTCTGGGCTCGCATCTCGCTCGTCGGGATCGAGATCCTCACCGTCGAGGCCCGCGTCGTGATCGCCTCCGTCGACACCTTCCTCCACTACGCCCAGGAGATATCGCGGATCGAGGCGGCCGAGGAGGAAGGGGCGCTCGACGAACTCGACATTCGGTCCCGCGACCAGAAGGAGTCCGAATGGAAGCAGTCCCTGCAGCAGGAGTCCCAGCAGGAATCCCAGCAGGAGGAACCGGAACAGGCAGTGGAGATCGAATCCCAGTCAGACGAGTCCTGA
- a CDS encoding GvpL/GvpF family gas vesicle protein: MEEDALYAYGVIDGEAVEFETEGVGGAQRAYSVGDDSLFAVVTDVDTLDPERSDENVRAHNEVLQQLLEYDGGRTVVPMQFGMAFKDERTLQNLLSETRPAFTKALEEVENTVELGLKVITEAGADVDRSAIQAEVADRFDELAVSSTADDLFSERLVSNRSFLVDRDDREAFDQAVGEFEADHDDLLVQYTGPWPPYNFVDIQIGAKQ; encoded by the coding sequence ATGGAAGAGGACGCGCTCTACGCCTACGGGGTCATCGACGGGGAGGCGGTCGAGTTCGAGACTGAGGGTGTCGGAGGGGCACAGCGAGCCTACTCCGTCGGAGACGACTCGCTGTTCGCCGTCGTGACGGACGTCGACACGCTCGACCCCGAACGGTCCGACGAGAACGTCCGCGCTCACAACGAGGTCCTCCAGCAGCTGCTCGAGTACGACGGGGGGCGGACCGTCGTCCCGATGCAGTTCGGGATGGCGTTCAAGGACGAGCGAACGCTGCAGAACCTGCTGAGCGAGACTCGTCCCGCGTTCACCAAGGCGCTCGAGGAGGTCGAGAACACGGTCGAACTCGGACTCAAGGTGATCACGGAGGCGGGCGCGGACGTCGACCGGAGCGCGATCCAGGCGGAGGTGGCCGACCGATTCGACGAACTCGCGGTGAGTTCGACGGCGGACGACCTGTTCTCCGAGCGCCTCGTCAGCAACCGCTCGTTCCTGGTCGACCGCGACGACCGGGAGGCGTTCGACCAGGCCGTCGGCGAGTTCGAGGCCGACCACGACGATCTGCTGGTCCAGTACACCGGTCCGTGGCCGCCGTACAACTTCGTCGACATCCAGATCGGGGCCAAACAATGA
- the gvpG gene encoding gas vesicle protein GvpG produces MIIVDDLFVRPFVSILDSIHALALEEMYDVGEIQNQLKENRLFYELGERSEEEYERRKAELEEELRIAESAHEQLRNKQIRVRQ; encoded by the coding sequence ATGATCATCGTCGACGACCTGTTCGTCCGTCCGTTCGTCTCCATCCTCGATTCGATTCACGCGCTCGCGCTCGAGGAGATGTACGACGTCGGGGAGATCCAGAACCAGCTGAAGGAGAACCGGCTGTTCTACGAACTCGGCGAACGCTCCGAGGAGGAGTACGAGCGACGCAAGGCCGAACTCGAGGAGGAACTCAGGATCGCCGAGTCCGCCCACGAACAGCTCCGCAACAAGCAGATACGGGTGCGACAATGA
- a CDS encoding gas vesicle protein GvpH: protein MNDDREPDRDDDTGKGLLGAIRQVLGALADAEREGQSGVVGGGKRSGDRVSVEYGFTGRLGDLIDETDGRRPRASSRPDTEAIPETETETETNSTHLLDVREEEGAFLVVADVAGVDVDDLTVGLTDERTTLVVLVEDEQLGRIDLPWRAAEVEAQHQHGVLEIRLTPEEGAG, encoded by the coding sequence ATGAACGACGACCGCGAACCCGACCGGGACGACGACACGGGGAAGGGGCTGCTCGGGGCGATCCGACAGGTCCTCGGCGCGCTGGCGGACGCCGAGCGGGAGGGGCAGAGCGGAGTCGTGGGGGGCGGCAAGCGGTCCGGCGACCGCGTCTCGGTCGAGTACGGGTTCACCGGACGGCTCGGCGACCTCATCGACGAGACGGACGGGAGGCGACCCCGGGCGAGTTCGCGCCCGGACACGGAGGCGATCCCCGAGACCGAGACCGAGACCGAGACCAATAGCACCCACTTGCTCGACGTCCGGGAGGAGGAGGGAGCGTTCCTCGTCGTCGCGGACGTCGCGGGCGTCGACGTCGACGACCTCACCGTCGGACTCACCGACGAGCGGACGACCCTCGTCGTCCTCGTCGAGGACGAGCAACTCGGCCGTATCGACCTCCCGTGGCGGGCCGCCGAGGTCGAGGCCCAGCACCAACACGGCGTCCTCGAAATTCGGCTCACGCCGGAGGAGGGAGCCGGATGA
- the gvpJ gene encoding gas vesicle protein GvpJ yields the protein MTSPKPTRQQADLADVLEMVLDKGIVINADIAITVNETELIGIELRAAIASFETAAKYGLAFPSGTDMRRVEQASGREPLDDDETVDLGIGASSGGAAAEDATENPPRTRPDPETPFEEDEADEDDERASESEDDTEERQSEEAAPTTDASGDGADSEDA from the coding sequence ATGACTAGCCCGAAACCCACCCGCCAACAGGCGGATCTGGCCGACGTCCTGGAGATGGTGCTCGACAAGGGCATCGTGATCAACGCCGACATCGCGATCACCGTCAACGAGACGGAACTGATCGGTATCGAACTCCGAGCGGCAATCGCGTCCTTCGAGACCGCCGCCAAGTACGGGCTCGCCTTCCCGAGCGGGACCGACATGCGCCGGGTCGAGCAGGCTTCCGGTCGGGAGCCCCTCGACGACGACGAGACGGTCGACCTCGGGATCGGGGCGAGTTCCGGCGGCGCGGCCGCGGAGGACGCCACCGAGAACCCGCCACGGACGCGCCCGGACCCCGAGACGCCGTTCGAGGAGGACGAGGCGGACGAGGACGACGAGCGCGCGAGCGAGTCGGAAGACGACACCGAAGAGCGTCAGAGCGAGGAGGCCGCGCCGACGACCGACGCGTCCGGTGACGGGGCCGATTCGGAGGACGCATGA
- a CDS encoding gas vesicle protein K, whose translation MKEIELDDEDGGGASGLMALLVTVMELLVETMEREAIRRMESGSLTPEEIERLGAQLHAIEAEIEDIKAREGIEDDVEALRDDLDSLVSEAVEQVRAEEIPE comes from the coding sequence ATGAAGGAGATCGAACTCGACGACGAGGACGGGGGCGGTGCCTCCGGCCTGATGGCGCTGCTCGTCACGGTGATGGAACTGCTCGTCGAGACGATGGAGCGCGAGGCGATCCGGCGGATGGAGTCGGGGTCGCTCACGCCCGAGGAGATCGAGCGCCTCGGCGCCCAGCTACATGCGATCGAGGCGGAGATCGAGGACATCAAGGCTCGCGAGGGTATCGAGGACGACGTTGAGGCGCTCCGTGACGACCTCGATTCGCTGGTCTCGGAGGCGGTCGAACAGGTCCGTGCGGAGGAGATCCCGGAATGA